The Hydrogenobacter hydrogenophilus genome has a window encoding:
- the hisB gene encoding imidazoleglycerol-phosphate dehydratase HisB — MREAKISRETKETKIEIYINLDGTGSYCIKTPVGFISHMLETLSKHSGFDMEVYAEGDVHVSHHHTVEDLGIVIGMAFDKALGDKKGINRFGYSIVPMDEALVMSSIDISGRPLFFYEDLGLRGKITDFDFELIWEFFKGFALFSKSTLHIRVISGKILHHVAEACFKSLAKTLKEAVSIQGTDVPSTKGGI; from the coding sequence ATGCGAGAAGCTAAGATAAGTAGAGAGACCAAAGAGACCAAAATTGAAATATACATAAACCTTGACGGTACAGGGTCTTACTGCATAAAAACACCTGTTGGTTTTATCAGCCACATGTTGGAGACCCTCTCCAAGCATTCGGGCTTTGACATGGAAGTTTACGCGGAAGGTGATGTTCATGTATCACACCACCACACAGTAGAAGACTTAGGTATAGTGATAGGAATGGCTTTTGATAAGGCTCTGGGAGACAAGAAAGGTATAAACAGATTCGGTTATAGCATAGTACCTATGGATGAAGCTTTGGTTATGAGCAGTATAGACATATCAGGCAGGCCACTTTTCTTCTACGAAGACTTGGGACTAAGAGGTAAAATAACTGACTTTGACTTTGAGCTCATATGGGAGTTCTTCAAAGGTTTTGCACTTTTTTCCAAAAGCACCCTTCACATAAGGGTAATAAGCGGTAAAATACTTCATCATGTAGCAGAAGCATGCTTTAAATCCTTAGCAAAAACCCTAAAAGAAGCGGTTAGCATACAAGGTACAGATGTGCCTTCTACTAAAGGAGGTATTTAG
- the holA gene encoding DNA polymerase III subunit delta, translating to MNLIEYQKGLENREIKPVNLVQVEDEYVLKTFVDKLSNLYEVKILWGDELDRKSFFSVFSEGEMFTKKRRVYIVKKAEELLKSIKDASYFISLTKRLKNASIFLVVSEKLTKQQLEKEPLKTLLSVGDFLEAKVPNKKKIKEIVKNRFEKEGREIEDQALDYLLEITSYNLMELKNEVDKLLLYKEGRITIEDVKRICVSSAEYTVFDFVDAFFNRDFEKALLSLSSLLRAGTHPLQIQAVMISYALKLFSLVSSGQDKEKALAELGLTSPYLKHSFRVYAEKFSLEELRILIVKLHNLDALEKVYFADPGESLRRFVIEYLRYARS from the coding sequence ATGAACCTGATCGAATATCAGAAAGGCTTAGAAAACAGAGAGATAAAACCCGTAAACTTAGTGCAGGTAGAGGATGAGTATGTCCTAAAAACCTTTGTTGACAAACTATCAAACCTTTACGAAGTAAAAATTCTTTGGGGTGACGAGCTGGACAGAAAGTCTTTCTTTTCTGTTTTTTCCGAAGGCGAGATGTTTACCAAGAAAAGGAGAGTATATATAGTCAAAAAAGCAGAGGAACTACTAAAATCCATAAAAGATGCCAGTTATTTTATTTCTCTTACAAAACGGCTCAAAAATGCCAGTATATTTTTAGTGGTGTCTGAGAAGCTCACAAAGCAACAGCTTGAAAAAGAACCCCTAAAAACCCTCCTCAGCGTAGGCGATTTCCTTGAGGCAAAAGTTCCCAACAAGAAAAAAATCAAAGAGATAGTCAAAAACAGGTTTGAGAAGGAAGGAAGAGAGATAGAAGACCAAGCCCTTGATTACCTCCTTGAGATCACCTCTTACAACCTTATGGAGCTAAAAAACGAGGTGGATAAACTTCTTCTTTACAAAGAGGGCAGGATAACTATTGAGGATGTAAAAAGGATCTGTGTTTCAAGTGCAGAATACACGGTTTTTGACTTTGTAGATGCCTTTTTTAATAGAGACTTTGAAAAAGCCTTACTGTCCCTTTCTTCACTCCTCAGAGCTGGCACACACCCTCTTCAGATACAGGCGGTTATGATAAGCTATGCACTCAAGCTTTTCTCCTTGGTAAGTTCAGGACAAGACAAAGAAAAAGCTTTAGCAGAACTTGGTTTGACCAGCCCATATCTTAAACACAGTTTTAGAGTATACGCGGAAAAGTTCTCTTTAGAAGAGTTAAGGATTTTAATCGTTAAGCTTCATAACCTTGATGCTTTGGAGAAGGTCTACTTTGCAGATCCGGGGGAGAGCCTAAGGCGTTTTGTGATAGAATACCTTAGATATGCGAGAAGCTAA